The Oncorhynchus kisutch isolate 150728-3 linkage group LG20, Okis_V2, whole genome shotgun sequence genome has a segment encoding these proteins:
- the rnf135 gene encoding tripartite motif-containing protein 65 isoform X3 — protein sequence MALLHEELLTDIGKYLTCSICLDIFTDPVTLTCGHSYCMKCLEDCLRGRAKTKKDCPDCRGKIRPGFKLYKNVTLCNIVDVHYNHKRFASTEEFTKGHEMEADKAEECVASHSQQTDINRPSELGGTIQQQQMEDPVVINDTSSEVTDDRCPDVTASHDGRVQELPISPPSNDRYSAEAGFAPPPHPLPGASFSWLTFNPAQGHRCLTFLPNEHKVVTKRTFSACHDGRFDISQWMAEQEFSEGCHYWDVDTSASVGWAVGVSYTSIGRRDQLGRTANSWCLEWSRDKLCYWHDNIGVFIKHGCPSIVRLALDVTNGILSFYSLSDSQTLLHCVEEGFTEPVRPVFWLFGLKLNNALSFPPWVS from the exons ATGGCGTTGCTACATGAAGAACTTCTTACAGATATAGGAAAATATCTCACATGTTCAATATGCCTTGACATTTTCACTGATCCAGTGACTTTAACTTGTGGCCACAGTTATTGCATGAAATGTTTAGAGGATTGTCTACGTGGAAGAGCGAAGACGAAGAAGGATTGTCCCGATTGCAGAGGAAAAATTCGACCAGGTTTTAAACTGTATAAAAATGTTACACTTTGTAACATCGTGGATGTTCATTACAACCATAAACGTTTTGCATCCACTGAAGAATTTACAAAAGGACATGAAATGGAAGCT GATAAAGCTGAAGAATGTGTGGCCTCACACTCACAACAGACTGATATCAACAGACCATCTGAGCTTGGAGGTACTATACAACAGCAACAG ATGGAGGACCCTGTTGTTATAAATGACACAAGCTCAGAAGTGACAGATGACCGGTGTCCTGATGTAACAGCCTCCCATGATGGCCGGGTTCAGGAGTTGCCCATCTCCCCTCCCTCAAATGACAGATACAGTGCTGAAG CAGGCTTCGCACCTCCACCCCATCCCCTGCCTGGGGCCAGCTTCTCCTGGCTCACCTTCAACCCAGCCCAGGGCCACAGGTGCCTGACCTTCCTACCCAATGAGCACAAAGTGGTGACCAAGAGGACGTTCTCTGCATGCCACGACGGCCGCTTTGACATCAGCCAGTGGATGGCGGAGCAGGAGTTCAGTGAAGGCTGCCACTATTGGGACGTGGATACGTCGGCGAGCGTGGGCTGGGCTGTCGGGGTTTCCTACACCAGCATTGGCCGCAGAGATCAGCTGGGTCGCACAGCCAACTCCTGGTGCCTGGAGTGGAGCAGGGACAAGCTGTGCTACTGGCACGATAACATAGGGGTGTTTATCAAACATGGCTGCCCCAGTATCGTTAGACTGGCTCTGGATGTGACGAATGGGATCTTGTCGTTTTATAGCCTGTCTGACAGTCAGACTCTTCTGCATTGTGTGGAGGAGGGATTCACAGAGCCAGTGAGGCCAGTCTTCTGGCTGTTTGGGCTGAAGCTAAACAATGCTCTGTCCTTTCCTCCTTGGGTGTCATAA
- the rnf135 gene encoding tripartite motif-containing protein 65 isoform X1, with translation MALLHEELLTDIGKYLTCSICLDIFTDPVTLTCGHSYCMKCLEDCLRGRAKTKKDCPDCRGKIRPGFKLYKNVTLCNIVDVHYNHKRFASTEEFTKGHEMEADFNKDKAEECVASHSQQTDINRPSELGGTIQQQQMEDPVVINDTSSEVTDDRCPDVTASHDGRVQELPISPPSNDRYSAEAGFAPPPHPLPGASFSWLTFNPAQGHRCLTFLPNEHKVVTKRTFSACHDGRFDISQWMAEQEFSEGCHYWDVDTSASVGWAVGVSYTSIGRRDQLGRTANSWCLEWSRDKLCYWHDNIGVFIKHGCPSIVRLALDVTNGILSFYSLSDSQTLLHCVEEGFTEPVRPVFWLFGLKLNNALSFPPWVS, from the exons ATGGCGTTGCTACATGAAGAACTTCTTACAGATATAGGAAAATATCTCACATGTTCAATATGCCTTGACATTTTCACTGATCCAGTGACTTTAACTTGTGGCCACAGTTATTGCATGAAATGTTTAGAGGATTGTCTACGTGGAAGAGCGAAGACGAAGAAGGATTGTCCCGATTGCAGAGGAAAAATTCGACCAGGTTTTAAACTGTATAAAAATGTTACACTTTGTAACATCGTGGATGTTCATTACAACCATAAACGTTTTGCATCCACTGAAGAATTTACAAAAGGACATGAAATGGAAGCT GACTTCAATAAGGATAAAGCTGAAGAATGTGTGGCCTCACACTCACAACAGACTGATATCAACAGACCATCTGAGCTTGGAGGTACTATACAACAGCAACAG ATGGAGGACCCTGTTGTTATAAATGACACAAGCTCAGAAGTGACAGATGACCGGTGTCCTGATGTAACAGCCTCCCATGATGGCCGGGTTCAGGAGTTGCCCATCTCCCCTCCCTCAAATGACAGATACAGTGCTGAAG CAGGCTTCGCACCTCCACCCCATCCCCTGCCTGGGGCCAGCTTCTCCTGGCTCACCTTCAACCCAGCCCAGGGCCACAGGTGCCTGACCTTCCTACCCAATGAGCACAAAGTGGTGACCAAGAGGACGTTCTCTGCATGCCACGACGGCCGCTTTGACATCAGCCAGTGGATGGCGGAGCAGGAGTTCAGTGAAGGCTGCCACTATTGGGACGTGGATACGTCGGCGAGCGTGGGCTGGGCTGTCGGGGTTTCCTACACCAGCATTGGCCGCAGAGATCAGCTGGGTCGCACAGCCAACTCCTGGTGCCTGGAGTGGAGCAGGGACAAGCTGTGCTACTGGCACGATAACATAGGGGTGTTTATCAAACATGGCTGCCCCAGTATCGTTAGACTGGCTCTGGATGTGACGAATGGGATCTTGTCGTTTTATAGCCTGTCTGACAGTCAGACTCTTCTGCATTGTGTGGAGGAGGGATTCACAGAGCCAGTGAGGCCAGTCTTCTGGCTGTTTGGGCTGAAGCTAAACAATGCTCTGTCCTTTCCTCCTTGGGTGTCATAA
- the rnf135 gene encoding tripartite motif-containing protein 65 isoform X4, producing the protein MALLHEELLTDIGKYLTCSICLDIFTDPVTLTCGHSYCMKCLEDCLRGRAKTKKDCPDCRGKIRPGFKLYKNVTLCNIVDVHYNHKRFASTEEFTKGHEMEADKAEECVASHSQQTDINRPSELGGTIQQQQMEDPVVINDTSSEVTDDRCPDVTASHDGRVQELPISPPSNDRYSAEGFAPPPHPLPGASFSWLTFNPAQGHRCLTFLPNEHKVVTKRTFSACHDGRFDISQWMAEQEFSEGCHYWDVDTSASVGWAVGVSYTSIGRRDQLGRTANSWCLEWSRDKLCYWHDNIGVFIKHGCPSIVRLALDVTNGILSFYSLSDSQTLLHCVEEGFTEPVRPVFWLFGLKLNNALSFPPWVS; encoded by the exons ATGGCGTTGCTACATGAAGAACTTCTTACAGATATAGGAAAATATCTCACATGTTCAATATGCCTTGACATTTTCACTGATCCAGTGACTTTAACTTGTGGCCACAGTTATTGCATGAAATGTTTAGAGGATTGTCTACGTGGAAGAGCGAAGACGAAGAAGGATTGTCCCGATTGCAGAGGAAAAATTCGACCAGGTTTTAAACTGTATAAAAATGTTACACTTTGTAACATCGTGGATGTTCATTACAACCATAAACGTTTTGCATCCACTGAAGAATTTACAAAAGGACATGAAATGGAAGCT GATAAAGCTGAAGAATGTGTGGCCTCACACTCACAACAGACTGATATCAACAGACCATCTGAGCTTGGAGGTACTATACAACAGCAACAG ATGGAGGACCCTGTTGTTATAAATGACACAAGCTCAGAAGTGACAGATGACCGGTGTCCTGATGTAACAGCCTCCCATGATGGCCGGGTTCAGGAGTTGCCCATCTCCCCTCCCTCAAATGACAGATACAGTGCTGAAG GCTTCGCACCTCCACCCCATCCCCTGCCTGGGGCCAGCTTCTCCTGGCTCACCTTCAACCCAGCCCAGGGCCACAGGTGCCTGACCTTCCTACCCAATGAGCACAAAGTGGTGACCAAGAGGACGTTCTCTGCATGCCACGACGGCCGCTTTGACATCAGCCAGTGGATGGCGGAGCAGGAGTTCAGTGAAGGCTGCCACTATTGGGACGTGGATACGTCGGCGAGCGTGGGCTGGGCTGTCGGGGTTTCCTACACCAGCATTGGCCGCAGAGATCAGCTGGGTCGCACAGCCAACTCCTGGTGCCTGGAGTGGAGCAGGGACAAGCTGTGCTACTGGCACGATAACATAGGGGTGTTTATCAAACATGGCTGCCCCAGTATCGTTAGACTGGCTCTGGATGTGACGAATGGGATCTTGTCGTTTTATAGCCTGTCTGACAGTCAGACTCTTCTGCATTGTGTGGAGGAGGGATTCACAGAGCCAGTGAGGCCAGTCTTCTGGCTGTTTGGGCTGAAGCTAAACAATGCTCTGTCCTTTCCTCCTTGGGTGTCATAA
- the rnf135 gene encoding tripartite motif-containing protein 65 isoform X2, with protein MALLHEELLTDIGKYLTCSICLDIFTDPVTLTCGHSYCMKCLEDCLRGRAKTKKDCPDCRGKIRPGFKLYKNVTLCNIVDVHYNHKRFASTEEFTKGHEMEADFNKDKAEECVASHSQQTDINRPSELGGTIQQQQMEDPVVINDTSSEVTDDRCPDVTASHDGRVQELPISPPSNDRYSAEGFAPPPHPLPGASFSWLTFNPAQGHRCLTFLPNEHKVVTKRTFSACHDGRFDISQWMAEQEFSEGCHYWDVDTSASVGWAVGVSYTSIGRRDQLGRTANSWCLEWSRDKLCYWHDNIGVFIKHGCPSIVRLALDVTNGILSFYSLSDSQTLLHCVEEGFTEPVRPVFWLFGLKLNNALSFPPWVS; from the exons ATGGCGTTGCTACATGAAGAACTTCTTACAGATATAGGAAAATATCTCACATGTTCAATATGCCTTGACATTTTCACTGATCCAGTGACTTTAACTTGTGGCCACAGTTATTGCATGAAATGTTTAGAGGATTGTCTACGTGGAAGAGCGAAGACGAAGAAGGATTGTCCCGATTGCAGAGGAAAAATTCGACCAGGTTTTAAACTGTATAAAAATGTTACACTTTGTAACATCGTGGATGTTCATTACAACCATAAACGTTTTGCATCCACTGAAGAATTTACAAAAGGACATGAAATGGAAGCT GACTTCAATAAGGATAAAGCTGAAGAATGTGTGGCCTCACACTCACAACAGACTGATATCAACAGACCATCTGAGCTTGGAGGTACTATACAACAGCAACAG ATGGAGGACCCTGTTGTTATAAATGACACAAGCTCAGAAGTGACAGATGACCGGTGTCCTGATGTAACAGCCTCCCATGATGGCCGGGTTCAGGAGTTGCCCATCTCCCCTCCCTCAAATGACAGATACAGTGCTGAAG GCTTCGCACCTCCACCCCATCCCCTGCCTGGGGCCAGCTTCTCCTGGCTCACCTTCAACCCAGCCCAGGGCCACAGGTGCCTGACCTTCCTACCCAATGAGCACAAAGTGGTGACCAAGAGGACGTTCTCTGCATGCCACGACGGCCGCTTTGACATCAGCCAGTGGATGGCGGAGCAGGAGTTCAGTGAAGGCTGCCACTATTGGGACGTGGATACGTCGGCGAGCGTGGGCTGGGCTGTCGGGGTTTCCTACACCAGCATTGGCCGCAGAGATCAGCTGGGTCGCACAGCCAACTCCTGGTGCCTGGAGTGGAGCAGGGACAAGCTGTGCTACTGGCACGATAACATAGGGGTGTTTATCAAACATGGCTGCCCCAGTATCGTTAGACTGGCTCTGGATGTGACGAATGGGATCTTGTCGTTTTATAGCCTGTCTGACAGTCAGACTCTTCTGCATTGTGTGGAGGAGGGATTCACAGAGCCAGTGAGGCCAGTCTTCTGGCTGTTTGGGCTGAAGCTAAACAATGCTCTGTCCTTTCCTCCTTGGGTGTCATAA